A single Schistocerca piceifrons isolate TAMUIC-IGC-003096 chromosome 6, iqSchPice1.1, whole genome shotgun sequence DNA region contains:
- the LOC124803108 gene encoding cuticle protein 63-like, translated as MKFLVVVLVACVAVASCQQELQREKRGYLGLGAGLLAAPAVAAPAVVAAPAVAAVAAPAVVAGPAVGYGYGYLGGVHGRLVHG; from the exons ATGAAATTCTTG GTGGTCGTGCTGGTCGCGTGTGTGGCGGTGGCGTCCTGCCAGCAGGAGCTTCAGCGCGAGAAGCGTGGATACCTCGGCCTGGGGGCCGGACTGCTGGCTGCCCCCGCCGTCGCCGCCCCCGCTGTGGTCGCCGCCCCCGCAGTCGCCGCCGTCGCTGCCCCCGCAGTCGTCGCCGGCCCCGCCGTCGGCTACGGATATGGCTACCTCGGCGGTGTCCACGGAAGGCTGGTGCACGGTTGA